The proteins below are encoded in one region of Reichenbachiella sp. 5M10:
- a CDS encoding TolC family protein, translated as MNRNKRTSVTLVLMMWLLSTAGYGQEQQTSFSLEEAVNFAILNNQTAKNARLDMEIAERQVDEIVSTGLPQVNANADFTYNYKIQEMVLPANTFDPTADPNATIATEFGIDYTSTFGLSATQMIFDGSFIVGLEAAKTFTELSKKDNIKNNIDVAEAVSKAYFGVLVNRERFELVKSNFARVDSLLNDTRLLYESGMAEKIDVSRVKVQYNNLKVELDNYEAVVHLTESLLKFQMGLPSNATVELTDDIQSINFFDFSLANDFSYDHRIEYAQLNVRQDLNELDIKNVRAQYYPKVDLFASYGRNTGNTEFSGVFTDQWFGAGAVGLRFSMPVFDGMMKRRQVQQKQLAARQITNQFELLQYNIDYEIEQAEANYRKQVENIEAQRENMDLAREVYDVAKIKYEEGVGSNIEVIDADREYKEAQTNFYNAVYEALISKVELQKAYGVLL; from the coding sequence ATGAATAGGAATAAACGAACAAGTGTCACACTAGTACTGATGATGTGGCTGCTATCTACTGCTGGATATGGCCAAGAACAACAAACGAGCTTCTCGCTGGAAGAAGCGGTCAATTTTGCTATTCTCAATAACCAAACTGCAAAAAATGCGAGGTTGGATATGGAGATCGCAGAGCGGCAGGTCGACGAGATCGTCTCGACAGGCTTGCCACAGGTCAATGCCAATGCGGATTTTACGTACAACTACAAGATTCAGGAGATGGTCTTGCCAGCGAATACTTTTGATCCTACGGCAGATCCTAATGCTACGATTGCCACGGAGTTTGGGATTGATTACACCTCTACTTTTGGTTTGTCGGCGACTCAGATGATTTTTGATGGTTCGTTTATCGTCGGACTGGAGGCTGCCAAGACCTTTACAGAGCTTTCCAAAAAAGACAACATCAAGAACAACATCGATGTAGCAGAAGCAGTGTCCAAGGCCTACTTTGGTGTGTTGGTCAACCGGGAGCGTTTCGAACTTGTCAAAAGCAACTTTGCCCGGGTAGACTCTCTACTCAATGATACGCGCTTGCTGTACGAAAGTGGTATGGCAGAGAAGATAGACGTGAGTCGTGTCAAGGTGCAGTACAACAACTTGAAAGTAGAGTTGGACAACTATGAGGCAGTGGTGCATTTGACCGAGTCTTTGCTCAAATTTCAGATGGGCTTGCCCTCCAATGCTACCGTAGAGTTGACAGATGATATTCAGAGTATCAACTTTTTTGACTTCAGTCTAGCCAATGACTTTTCGTACGATCACCGGATCGAGTATGCTCAGCTCAATGTGCGTCAAGATTTGAATGAACTAGATATCAAGAACGTCAGAGCACAATACTATCCCAAAGTTGATCTCTTTGCCAGCTACGGTCGCAATACAGGGAATACAGAGTTTAGTGGAGTGTTTACGGACCAGTGGTTTGGCGCGGGCGCAGTAGGGCTTCGGTTTAGTATGCCCGTTTTTGACGGCATGATGAAGCGTCGACAAGTGCAGCAAAAGCAATTGGCAGCACGGCAAATCACCAATCAGTTTGAGTTGCTACAGTACAATATCGACTATGAGATCGAACAGGCAGAGGCCAATTACCGCAAGCAAGTAGAGAACATCGAAGCACAACGTGAAAATATGGATCTCGCCCGAGAAGTCTATGACGTAGCAAAGATCAAATACGAAGAAGGTGTAGGGTCCAATATCGAAGTGATCGATGCAGATCGAGAATACAAAGAAGCACAAACCAATTTTTACAATGCTGTCTATGAGGCATTGATATCCAAAGTAGAATTACAAAAAGCATACGGAGTACTGCTATAA
- a CDS encoding TetR/AcrR family transcriptional regulator: MICKIHDKIKETAGQLFSRYGIRSVSMDDIARELSISKKTIYQNFKDKDQIVMMGVEQHIEKEKKEFGEVMRDAENAIDEILRFSKCLRKNIAEVNPTVLFDLRKFHPQAWEKWLSFKNDFIKRTVLCTIERGKKEGLFREEIKADILATYRIETIEMTFDPKIFSTEKYEFIELQMELLEHFVRGMLTRKGYDVYEELNNTINNE, from the coding sequence ATGATTTGTAAGATTCACGATAAGATAAAGGAAACAGCGGGACAGCTGTTTAGTAGATACGGGATTAGGAGCGTATCGATGGATGATATTGCCAGGGAGTTGTCTATATCCAAAAAGACAATCTATCAGAACTTTAAAGACAAGGATCAGATAGTGATGATGGGAGTGGAACAACACATCGAAAAGGAGAAGAAGGAGTTTGGAGAGGTGATGCGTGATGCAGAGAATGCTATCGATGAGATACTTCGTTTTTCGAAATGCCTGCGCAAGAATATTGCAGAGGTGAACCCGACGGTACTGTTTGATCTGAGGAAATTTCATCCTCAGGCTTGGGAAAAGTGGTTGAGTTTTAAGAACGACTTCATCAAAAGGACGGTGCTGTGTACCATTGAGCGAGGCAAGAAGGAGGGATTGTTTAGAGAGGAGATCAAGGCAGATATCCTGGCGACCTATCGAATAGAGACAATTGAGATGACTTTTGATCCGAAGATTTTTTCGACGGAGAAGTATGAGTTTATAGAGCTGCAAATGGAGCTGCTGGAGCATTTTGTCAGAGGGATGCTGACCAGAAAAGGATACGATGTATACGAAGAATTGAATAACACCATAAATAATGAATAG
- a CDS encoding efflux RND transporter periplasmic adaptor subunit gives MKNTVLILTVLFLVVGCGKNQSVSDLIEGADVEKIRERKNELSLQQKEIEAEIALLDEAIMGQSEEKYSLITTLQAKQQEFVHYVELRGDVATKKNVLIYPEVSGVLLKVYVEEGQSVKKGQLLATIDNGGAASQLQQMKTQLELSRTTYERQKRLWEQKIGTEIQYLQAESNYEAQKKSVEQMQSQLGKFRITAPFSGLIDDVIKDEGTVVAPTGPGSEVFRIINLSEMRIEVPVPENFIASIHSGTKVIVYFPVLDETVESTVKQTGNFINPNNRSFNVEIPVPNDKKSIKPNMTAQVRINDYSSPEAILIAQSVISENAEGEQYVYVATDITKENVAVAQKRIITTGKTQGDDVEILSGIKAGENIIQEGARSVKDGQKVKILTR, from the coding sequence ATGAAGAATACTGTACTAATACTAACGGTCCTGTTCCTAGTAGTGGGATGTGGCAAGAACCAATCGGTCAGCGATCTGATAGAAGGTGCTGACGTAGAAAAAATCAGAGAAAGGAAGAACGAATTGTCTCTGCAGCAAAAAGAAATCGAAGCGGAGATTGCGTTGTTGGACGAGGCAATCATGGGGCAGTCTGAGGAGAAGTACTCGCTCATCACTACACTCCAAGCCAAGCAGCAGGAGTTCGTGCACTATGTGGAGTTACGTGGAGATGTCGCGACCAAGAAGAACGTATTGATCTACCCTGAAGTGTCAGGAGTGCTACTCAAAGTCTACGTCGAAGAAGGACAGTCTGTCAAAAAAGGGCAGTTGCTTGCGACGATCGACAATGGGGGAGCAGCGAGTCAGTTGCAACAGATGAAGACGCAACTGGAGCTCTCCAGAACGACCTACGAAAGACAAAAGAGACTATGGGAACAAAAAATCGGGACGGAGATCCAGTACCTACAAGCTGAGTCTAACTATGAGGCGCAGAAAAAATCGGTGGAGCAGATGCAAAGCCAATTGGGGAAATTTAGAATCACTGCGCCGTTTTCGGGACTTATCGATGACGTGATCAAGGACGAAGGAACAGTGGTCGCTCCGACGGGGCCAGGTTCGGAGGTGTTCAGAATCATCAATCTCTCCGAGATGCGTATCGAGGTACCAGTGCCCGAAAACTTCATAGCGAGCATACACTCAGGGACCAAAGTGATCGTCTACTTCCCGGTACTGGATGAGACTGTAGAGTCAACCGTGAAGCAGACAGGGAATTTTATCAACCCAAACAACCGCTCGTTCAACGTGGAGATCCCTGTGCCCAATGACAAGAAAAGTATCAAGCCAAACATGACGGCTCAGGTACGTATCAATGATTACTCTAGTCCCGAAGCTATTTTGATTGCACAGAGCGTGATTTCTGAAAATGCCGAAGGAGAACAGTACGTCTACGTGGCTACCGATATCACCAAAGAAAATGTAGCCGTAGCGCAAAAGAGAATCATCACTACAGGAAAGACACAAGGAGACGATGTGGAAATCCTATCTGGAATCAAGGCAGGTGAAAATATCATCCAAGAAGGAGCTAGAAGTGTGAAAGACGGCCAGAAAGTTAAAATTCTAACAAGATAG